A genome region from Myxococcales bacterium includes the following:
- the folK gene encoding 2-amino-4-hydroxy-6-hydroxymethyldihydropteridine diphosphokinase: MAGQVPLSDLGHADPPSAPAAPPRADALVAVVGLGSNLGDREAHLAFAEARLEALGDLTVRARSSLYETAPWGTVPQGPYLNAALLVAWGGSPRGLLDRLLAVEREAGRVRTVRYGPRTLDLDVLWIEGLAHHDEALEVPHPHLTERAFAMLPLLEIAPFARDPRTGAPYVAGPPNGVLAVRPARWR, translated from the coding sequence ATTGCAGGGCAAGTCCCCCTGAGCGACCTGGGCCACGCCGATCCCCCGTCCGCGCCGGCGGCTCCGCCTCGCGCGGACGCGCTGGTCGCGGTCGTTGGGCTAGGCAGCAACCTTGGCGATCGCGAGGCGCACCTCGCCTTCGCGGAGGCCCGCCTCGAGGCCCTGGGCGACCTCACCGTGCGCGCACGCTCGTCGCTCTACGAGACGGCGCCTTGGGGAACCGTACCGCAGGGCCCCTACTTGAACGCCGCGCTCCTCGTCGCGTGGGGGGGCTCTCCTCGCGGGCTCCTCGATCGGCTCCTGGCGGTCGAGCGCGAGGCTGGGCGTGTGCGCACCGTGAGGTACGGCCCGCGCACCCTGGACCTCGACGTGCTCTGGATCGAGGGGCTCGCCCACCACGACGAAGCCCTCGAGGTGCCCCACCCGCACCTCACCGAGCGCGCGTTCGCCATGCTGCCGCTGCTCGAGATCGCGCCGTTCGCCCGCGATCCGCGGACGGGCGCGCCCTACGTCGCCGGCCCGCCGAACGGCGTGCTCGCGGTACGCCCCGCTCGGTGGCGCTAG
- a CDS encoding sigma 54-interacting transcriptional regulator, whose product MLKLVVLRGALAGQTFSSAEDTVRLGRAEGNDVVLPDEHISSDHARFAVVGDRVLVRDLRSTNGTWLVRDGVRSALSEERGREMTVKHGDVVELGSGDRCVALQLVLAGDADARVFALRRIEDLAPATSIVEKDEGRLKLLYQAQKSIGAATDLAEVFTAIAEACFALVTTATHVTVVLKDDEDAEARGSAAYVPVMTRVRGMSGAPEGPIPVTRSIYRKVVAERAAILAADAASEVSQSESLMGAQIRATMGIPLWKGDDILGILQVDNRADSTVFSPADLEILAVLANNVSLAVANARLVRRLKNAEDRLRKENAFLKGREETRRSGGKGPVEIVGKSAPMRALSGQLDKVVDTRVTVLIEGETGVGKELVASAVHYRSRRREKLFVSQNCAALPENLLESELFGHKKGAFTGAHDDKKGLFEIADGGTLFLDEVTEMPLSLQSKLLRVLQEGEVRPVGATHERRVDVRIVAATNRNLEKEVAEGRFREDLYYRLKVFPLRVPPLRERREDIPPLAEHFLLRFSSEFGRPAAGFTQQAMELLQGYDWPGNVRELQNEVQRLCIQVDPGGFVTPELLSPRVRQVEGMLDRVKPTKGTLKEMMDQVERWLLIEALREHGNNKTACAKSLGITREGLHKKLRSFGL is encoded by the coding sequence ATGTTGAAGCTCGTCGTGCTGCGCGGCGCCCTCGCGGGGCAGACCTTCTCGTCGGCCGAGGACACGGTGCGCCTCGGCCGCGCAGAGGGCAACGACGTGGTGCTCCCCGACGAGCACATCTCGAGCGACCACGCGCGCTTCGCGGTGGTGGGAGATCGCGTGCTGGTCCGCGACCTGCGGTCGACGAACGGCACCTGGCTCGTCCGCGACGGCGTGCGCTCGGCGCTCTCGGAGGAGCGCGGTCGTGAGATGACCGTGAAGCATGGCGACGTCGTCGAGCTCGGCTCCGGCGATCGCTGCGTCGCGCTTCAGCTCGTGCTCGCCGGTGACGCGGACGCGCGGGTCTTTGCGCTCCGCCGCATCGAGGATCTCGCCCCGGCCACGAGCATCGTCGAGAAAGACGAGGGGCGCCTCAAGCTCCTCTACCAGGCGCAGAAGTCCATCGGCGCGGCCACCGATTTGGCCGAGGTCTTCACCGCCATCGCCGAGGCGTGCTTCGCCCTCGTCACGACGGCGACGCACGTCACCGTAGTGCTCAAGGACGACGAGGACGCGGAGGCCCGCGGCAGCGCGGCGTACGTCCCGGTCATGACGCGCGTGCGGGGGATGAGCGGCGCGCCCGAGGGCCCGATCCCGGTGACGCGCAGCATCTACCGAAAGGTGGTCGCCGAGCGTGCGGCGATTCTGGCGGCCGACGCGGCGAGTGAGGTGAGCCAGAGCGAGTCGCTCATGGGCGCCCAGATCCGCGCGACCATGGGGATTCCGCTGTGGAAGGGCGACGACATCCTCGGAATCCTCCAGGTCGACAACCGCGCCGACTCCACGGTGTTCTCGCCGGCCGATCTCGAGATCTTGGCGGTGCTGGCGAACAACGTGTCGCTCGCCGTGGCGAACGCGCGGCTCGTGCGTCGCCTGAAGAACGCCGAGGACCGGCTCCGCAAGGAGAACGCGTTCCTCAAGGGTCGCGAAGAGACCCGCCGCTCCGGCGGCAAGGGCCCCGTGGAGATCGTCGGCAAGAGCGCGCCGATGCGCGCGCTGAGCGGGCAGCTCGACAAGGTGGTCGACACGCGGGTCACGGTGCTCATCGAAGGCGAGACCGGCGTCGGCAAGGAGCTCGTCGCCTCCGCCGTGCACTACCGCTCGCGTCGCCGCGAGAAGCTCTTCGTCAGCCAGAACTGCGCGGCGCTGCCCGAGAACCTCCTCGAGAGCGAGCTGTTCGGCCACAAGAAGGGCGCGTTCACCGGCGCGCACGACGACAAGAAGGGCCTGTTCGAGATCGCCGACGGCGGCACGCTGTTCCTCGACGAGGTCACCGAGATGCCGCTCTCGCTGCAGTCGAAGCTGCTGCGCGTGCTCCAGGAGGGCGAGGTGCGGCCCGTGGGCGCAACCCACGAGCGCCGCGTCGACGTGCGCATCGTGGCGGCCACGAACCGCAACCTCGAGAAGGAGGTCGCCGAGGGGCGCTTCCGAGAGGACCTCTACTACCGGCTCAAGGTGTTCCCGCTGCGCGTGCCGCCGCTGCGCGAGCGGCGCGAGGACATCCCGCCGCTCGCCGAGCACTTCCTCCTGCGCTTCAGCTCCGAGTTCGGGAGGCCCGCCGCCGGCTTCACGCAGCAGGCCATGGAGCTGCTGCAGGGCTACGACTGGCCGGGCAACGTCCGCGAGCTGCAGAACGAGGTCCAGCGCCTGTGCATTCAGGTCGACCCCGGCGGCTTCGTGACGCCCGAGCTGCTCTCGCCCCGCGTGCGCCAGGTCGAGGGAATGCTCGACCGCGTGAAGCCCACGAAGGGCACGCTCAAAGAGATGATGGACCAGGTCGAGCGCTGGCTGCTGATCGAGGCGCTGCGCGAGCACGGAAACAACAAAACCGCGTGCGCCAAGTCGCTCGGCATCACGCGCGAGGGGCTGCACAAAAAGCTCCGCAGCTTCGGCCTCTAG